In Amaranthus tricolor cultivar Red isolate AtriRed21 chromosome 5, ASM2621246v1, whole genome shotgun sequence, a genomic segment contains:
- the LOC130813884 gene encoding acid phosphatase 1 — protein sequence MGWWERMKISKVLVIVMLMAVTVEVSMGKHKKRDSAETTSSEANYNYCLSWRMAVESNNMRGWRTIPTQCWRYIQSYMVGGQYTRDISLIVDQIYAYLDDSVSPLADGFDAWVFDVDDTCLSNLFYYQAKRFGCDPYNPTEFRLWALKGESPAIPAVLQLFNKLTLTGFKVMLITGRDEETLFDATFDNLTQEGFIGYERLIMRSPEYRGQGAMMFKSEMRKQLIEQGYRIWGNVGDQWSDLQGNFTGDRTFKLPNPMYFVP from the exons ATGGGTTGGTGGGAGAGGATGAAGATAAGTAAGGTCCTTGTAATAGTAATGTTAATGGCAGTTACAGTAGAAGTGAGCATGGGAAAGCATAAAAAGCGGGATTCAGCAGAAACAACAAGTAGTGAAGCAAATTACAATTACTGTCTAAGTTGGAGAATGGCAGTTGAATCAAACAACATGCGAGGTTGGAGGACAATTCCAACACAGTGTTGGAGGTACATACAGAGTTACATGGTGGGTGGTCAGTACACACGTGATATAAGCTTGATTGTCGACCAAATATATGCTTATCTTGATGATTCTGTTTCACCCCTTGCTGATGGCTTTGATGCTTGGGTCTTTGATGTCGATGATACTTGTCTTTCTAACCTCTTTTATTATCAAGCAAAACGCTTCGg GTGTGACCCCTACAATCCAACTGAGTTTAGATTATGGGCGCTAAAAGGGGAGAGTCCAGCAATTCCTGCAGTCTTACAATTGTTCAATAAATTGACTCTAACAGGATTCAAGGTGATGTTAATAACTGGAAGGGACGAAGAGACCCTTTTCGatgctacttttgataatctCACACAAGAAGGTTTCATTGGCTATGAACGTCTCATTATGAG GTCACCTGAATATAGAGGACAAGGTGCAATGATGTTCAAGTCAGAGATGAGAAAGCAGCTGATAGAGCAAGGCTACAGAATCTGGGGAAATGTAGGAGACCAATGGAGTGACCTCCAAGGCAATTTTACTGGTGATAGAACATTTAAGCTTCCAAATCCCATGTACTTTGTTCCTTAA